Proteins found in one Balneola vulgaris DSM 17893 genomic segment:
- a CDS encoding tail fiber domain-containing protein, whose translation MKLLLKKLTISIAFVLLGAISVYAQVPQGFNFQAVARDASGQLLVEQNLGVKVSILKGSETGTVAYSETHAVTTDAMGLIKIIIGEGTAEADAFNTVNWGNDNYFVKLAVDVTGGTEYEDLGVTRLLSVPYALVAENVLNSTGGSMGLNIDIDTANPDTSFIVNLTGNEGPEDVAKAMQVFGNSSGKNRVFVAEAKEPETSTASQYAIIGDAGGPGTGAHIGILASAVNHTATGGTRYGLYGQASSKAQTNLGVFGIGLGEGSGDIVLPGEEVPGEIPGSYTIGVEGWAKNNLNGNIGVRGYTYGASGARVNIGVGAEAATTASGTNIGVEAFSRGSSSENWAFNGIADGSSKNKGMILHAHGGTSNIGMEVNADTAAIFNGDVLINGNFIHNGSASGGGSSSVDSLIVETDAIVGRSSRLYSGFLSLKGENGSSASLSRTALQFGGTDTQGSGFVYDWIQRGSMQVADSAYVNGGRSSGMGGGYFYMDVNDNGNFYVPLDFGIQNVAEGGRSWFEMSSYAREQAGLGALFSINISNDPGGTDPNGESSQVTLNGDVSPNFQFGGQSWNNNDLAFMNIYGSTADGNGWYYSNMDLNVGADGTHEWGGISIKKTHVVNQTVEETINLDGASGNINISGTLTQSSDERLKKDIKTIDGALDKTLDLRGVSYTWKDDAENENPQIGVIAQELEEIFPELVRTDENGMKSVNYAQMTAILIEAVKELNTLVEDLKSENKVLTAKVEKQDQLEQRIAQIEKILSGSTVSKTQKNIISDK comes from the coding sequence ATGAAACTTCTATTAAAAAAATTAACCATAAGCATCGCATTTGTTCTATTAGGTGCGATTTCTGTTTACGCTCAGGTGCCTCAAGGCTTCAACTTTCAAGCAGTAGCAAGAGATGCATCCGGGCAATTACTAGTTGAGCAAAATCTAGGTGTTAAAGTTAGCATCTTAAAAGGCTCAGAAACTGGCACGGTTGCCTATTCCGAAACCCACGCTGTAACTACAGATGCGATGGGTTTAATAAAAATCATTATCGGTGAAGGTACGGCTGAAGCAGATGCCTTTAACACCGTGAACTGGGGTAATGATAATTACTTCGTGAAATTAGCGGTGGATGTAACCGGGGGTACTGAATATGAAGACCTAGGGGTTACGCGACTTCTTTCTGTTCCTTATGCGCTGGTAGCTGAAAATGTATTAAACAGTACTGGTGGTTCCATGGGACTGAATATTGATATAGATACAGCCAACCCAGATACATCGTTTATTGTGAACTTAACTGGAAATGAAGGGCCTGAAGATGTAGCAAAAGCTATGCAGGTATTCGGTAATTCTTCAGGTAAAAACAGGGTGTTTGTAGCTGAGGCAAAAGAGCCAGAAACAAGTACGGCTTCACAATATGCAATTATTGGAGACGCTGGTGGGCCAGGAACGGGGGCTCACATAGGTATTCTTGCTTCGGCAGTTAATCACACAGCTACCGGTGGTACTCGCTACGGACTTTATGGACAAGCAAGTTCTAAAGCACAAACGAACCTGGGTGTATTCGGAATTGGATTAGGTGAAGGTTCTGGAGATATAGTATTGCCTGGTGAAGAGGTTCCAGGAGAAATACCAGGGAGTTATACTATTGGTGTAGAAGGATGGGCAAAGAATAACTTAAATGGAAATATTGGAGTACGTGGTTATACTTATGGTGCGAGTGGTGCACGTGTAAATATTGGTGTTGGCGCTGAAGCTGCAACAACGGCTAGTGGAACAAACATAGGTGTAGAAGCATTTTCTCGTGGTTCTTCAAGTGAAAACTGGGCATTTAATGGTATTGCCGATGGCTCATCGAAAAATAAGGGTATGATACTTCATGCACATGGCGGCACTTCGAATATCGGTATGGAAGTAAATGCTGATACAGCTGCTATTTTTAATGGGGATGTTCTGATAAACGGTAATTTCATTCACAATGGTTCTGCATCTGGAGGCGGTAGTTCTTCAGTCGATTCTCTAATTGTTGAAACGGATGCCATTGTTGGTAGAAGCTCCCGTCTATATTCAGGCTTTTTATCTCTTAAAGGAGAAAATGGGTCTTCCGCATCATTATCGAGAACTGCATTACAGTTTGGTGGCACGGATACTCAAGGTTCTGGATTTGTTTACGATTGGATTCAAAGAGGAAGTATGCAAGTAGCCGATTCAGCTTATGTGAATGGCGGTCGCAGTTCTGGTATGGGTGGCGGATACTTTTACATGGATGTAAATGATAATGGGAATTTCTATGTGCCTCTCGACTTTGGAATTCAAAACGTTGCCGAAGGAGGCCGTTCATGGTTTGAGATGAGTTCTTATGCTCGCGAGCAAGCAGGCTTAGGTGCTCTATTCAGTATAAACATTAGTAACGACCCTGGTGGTACAGATCCAAATGGCGAATCCTCTCAAGTTACATTAAATGGTGATGTAAGTCCGAACTTCCAGTTTGGTGGACAATCATGGAATAATAACGATCTAGCCTTTATGAACATCTATGGTAGTACCGCAGATGGAAACGGTTGGTATTATTCAAATATGGATCTGAATGTTGGTGCAGATGGTACTCATGAGTGGGGAGGTATCTCCATTAAAAAGACGCATGTGGTTAATCAAACCGTTGAGGAGACAATCAATTTGGACGGCGCCAGTGGTAACATAAATATCTCGGGTACGCTTACTCAGTCTTCCGATGAGCGTCTTAAAAAAGACATCAAAACCATTGATGGAGCCCTAGATAAGACCTTAGATCTGCGTGGAGTTTCTTATACCTGGAAGGATGATGCTGAAAATGAAAACCCTCAAATTGGTGTGATTGCACAAGAATTAGAAGAGATTTTCCCAGAACTAGTTCGTACTGATGAAAACGGTATGAAATCGGTAAACTATGCTCAAATGACGGCAATCCTCATTGAAGCAGTAAAAGAACTTAATACACTAGTTGAAGATTTGAAATCTGAAAACAAAGTGCTTACAGCAAAAGTTGAGAAACAAGACCAGCTAGAGCAAAGAATAGCTCAAATAGAGAAAATTCTTAGTGGCTCAACCGTAAGCAAAACACAAAAGAACATTATATCTGATAAGTAG
- a CDS encoding T9SS type A sorting domain-containing protein: protein MTRKILYLTIVGTVFLTGELIAQVGAILPTSGFVGNSKISLVFSAGETVVGDFSGSSMSLTGTPVVDVTVVPTSTTEELGLPKSISLNQNYPNPFNPATIIPFELDKSSDVQLEIFNTIGMKVLTLIDGRRNAGYHTVKFDARNLASGMYFYRLIANGRLISTRKMMLIK, encoded by the coding sequence ATGACACGAAAGATACTTTATTTAACCATTGTTGGTACTGTGTTTTTAACAGGGGAGTTGATTGCCCAAGTTGGTGCAATTCTTCCAACTTCTGGTTTTGTAGGAAATAGTAAAATCTCACTCGTTTTTTCTGCGGGAGAAACAGTGGTAGGCGATTTTAGTGGCTCATCCATGAGTTTAACTGGTACTCCTGTTGTTGATGTAACAGTGGTGCCCACTTCAACTACCGAAGAGTTAGGGCTTCCAAAATCTATTTCACTCAATCAAAACTATCCCAACCCATTTAACCCAGCTACAATCATTCCATTCGAACTCGATAAAAGTTCGGATGTACAATTAGAAATCTTCAATACCATCGGTATGAAGGTGCTTACTCTAATAGATGGGAGACGAAACGCTGGTTACCATACCGTAAAATTTGATGCTCGCAATCTCGCGAGTGGCATGTATTTCTACCGTTTGATAGCAAATGGACGACTAATATCCACACGAAAAATGATGCTAATTAAATAA
- a CDS encoding septal ring lytic transglycosylase RlpA family protein — translation MQRTFYFLLALLLLSTITACGVVLRSSSDSDKTETVDEDDFYTDTSNLPTKKGSLIETGVASWYGPNFNGRLTANGETFDMNGISAAHRTLPFNTEVIVENVDNGKTVRVRINDRGPFAKDRIIDLSKGAATEIDMIGPGTANVKLYLVKGDLKNSRVRDLKVAHYTVQLGSYNDLASAEKRSSEVKGSRVEQITLNGATIFRVYYGTYTDPEKAKKDLKQLQRKGVKGFVKQIEND, via the coding sequence ATGCAAAGAACTTTTTACTTCCTGCTCGCTCTACTATTACTATCCACAATTACTGCCTGTGGAGTTGTTTTAAGATCCAGTAGTGATTCTGATAAAACGGAGACCGTAGACGAAGATGATTTCTATACCGACACCTCTAACTTGCCCACGAAAAAAGGCAGTTTAATTGAAACTGGAGTTGCTAGCTGGTATGGACCAAACTTCAACGGGCGATTGACGGCAAATGGCGAGACTTTTGACATGAATGGCATCTCAGCGGCTCATCGAACATTGCCATTCAACACAGAAGTAATTGTAGAAAATGTTGATAACGGTAAAACGGTTCGAGTTCGAATAAACGACCGAGGCCCCTTTGCTAAAGATCGAATTATTGATTTATCCAAGGGCGCCGCAACCGAAATTGATATGATTGGCCCAGGAACCGCGAACGTAAAACTATACCTTGTGAAGGGTGACTTAAAAAACTCCCGAGTTAGAGACTTAAAAGTGGCCCACTACACCGTTCAGCTAGGTTCATACAATGACTTGGCCTCTGCTGAAAAGCGATCTAGCGAAGTTAAAGGTAGCCGTGTTGAACAAATTACACTGAATGGAGCTACCATTTTCCGAGTGTATTATGGCACTTATACTGACCCAGAAAAAGCAAAAAAGGATTTAAAGCAATTACAACGAAAGGGTGTGAAAGGATTTGTGAAACAAATAGAAAATGATTGA
- a CDS encoding phytoene desaturase, with product MKKNIIVIGSGFGGLGAASRLLSAGHNVTVLEKRDKLGGRAYVYEKNGFKFDGGPTVITAPFMFDDIWEAAGKKRENYVTFVPCDPFYRIFDHEGNKFDYNNDHEFTINEIKKRSPGDVDGYEKFLGTTKAIFDKGFVDLADQPFLKFSDMLKVAPDLIKLQSYKTVYKYVAQFIKDDFLRQCFSFHPLLVGGNPFDTTSIYAMIHYLEREWGVHYALGGTGAIVEAFEKLITEQGGTFRLNTEVDEILIENGKATGVRLQDGEVLTADLVVSNADVAFTYKNLIDPTHRKKYTDKKIERTKYSMSLFVIYFGTKKRYLDSGLAHHNIILGKRYKGLLDDIFHKKHVADDFSLYLHMPTITDSSIAPEGHEGFYVLSPVPHLDSGTDWEEFAPKYRDAIMQFLEDNYLPDLQENIVAEHYIDPLHFQNELNSFKGSAFSVEPILTQSAWFRPHNKSEDVEGLYFVGAGTHPGAGLPGVLSSSIIAQDLIGKA from the coding sequence ATGAAAAAGAATATTATTGTAATTGGTAGCGGTTTTGGCGGACTTGGTGCAGCATCTCGATTATTATCTGCGGGCCATAATGTTACCGTTCTTGAAAAGAGAGACAAGTTAGGTGGACGAGCTTATGTTTACGAAAAAAACGGGTTTAAATTCGATGGCGGGCCTACCGTTATAACAGCTCCATTCATGTTTGATGATATTTGGGAAGCTGCTGGCAAAAAAAGAGAAAATTATGTCACCTTTGTGCCATGTGATCCATTCTATCGAATTTTTGATCATGAGGGCAATAAGTTCGATTACAACAATGATCATGAATTCACCATCAATGAAATCAAGAAACGCAGCCCTGGAGATGTTGATGGCTACGAGAAATTCTTAGGCACAACCAAAGCGATTTTTGACAAAGGCTTTGTAGACTTAGCCGATCAACCCTTTTTGAAATTCAGTGATATGCTGAAAGTAGCACCCGATCTCATTAAGCTACAATCTTATAAAACGGTGTATAAATATGTTGCTCAATTCATCAAAGATGATTTTCTGAGACAATGTTTTTCCTTCCATCCACTACTTGTAGGTGGCAATCCGTTCGACACAACTTCAATCTATGCCATGATACATTATCTGGAAAGAGAATGGGGGGTTCACTACGCTCTTGGTGGAACTGGTGCAATTGTTGAAGCTTTTGAGAAACTGATTACTGAGCAAGGAGGAACCTTTAGGCTAAACACTGAAGTAGATGAAATACTGATTGAAAATGGAAAAGCAACGGGAGTCAGACTTCAAGATGGAGAAGTACTAACTGCTGATTTAGTTGTTTCGAATGCGGATGTAGCCTTCACCTACAAAAACTTGATCGATCCGACTCATCGTAAAAAATATACCGATAAGAAGATTGAACGCACGAAGTACAGTATGTCGCTATTTGTGATCTATTTCGGTACCAAAAAACGATATTTAGATTCTGGCTTAGCTCATCACAATATTATCCTGGGTAAGCGATACAAAGGGTTGCTGGATGATATCTTCCACAAGAAGCACGTAGCTGACGACTTCTCTTTATACCTCCACATGCCCACCATTACAGATTCTTCTATTGCTCCTGAAGGGCATGAAGGGTTTTATGTATTGTCGCCCGTTCCGCATTTAGACAGTGGGACAGACTGGGAAGAATTCGCTCCTAAATATCGTGATGCAATTATGCAGTTTTTAGAAGATAACTACCTACCAGATCTTCAAGAAAATATTGTAGCGGAGCACTACATCGATCCTCTTCACTTTCAGAATGAGTTAAACAGTTTTAAAGGATCTGCCTTTTCTGTTGAACCTATACTTACTCAGTCAGCATGGTTCCGTCCTCATAATAAATCCGAAGATGTGGAAGGGCTATATTTTGTAGGAGCTGGTACTCATCCCGGTGCTGGTTTACCTGGGGTATTATCATCTTCAATTATAGCACAAGACTTAATAGGCAAAGCTTAA
- the fabF gene encoding beta-ketoacyl-ACP synthase II, whose translation MKDTRVVVTGLGALTPLGNSVNEFWENAVAGKSGAVPITKFDPEHFKTKFACELKDFDPKKYLDRNEIKRTDPYTQYALYAASEAVDDSGLDISSMSPFDIGVIWGSGQGGMYTFEEEVKNYALNGPVPRFNPFFVPKMIGNMASGMISIKFGLMGINYTAISACATSNSAIMDAFNYIRMGKAKAFITGGSEAPITSACIAGFNAMRAMSTLNDAPEEASRPFDSNRDGFVIGEGSGALILEEYEHAKKRGAKIYAEVVGAAMTSDAYHISATHPEGLGAAKAMEFALQEAGIDPSDVDYVNTHATSTPVGDLSEINAITKVFGDSPEKLRISASKSMTGHLLGAAGAVEAILSIKAIQEGIIPPTINTTDIDENIPKGLDIVTGEARKQPVNVAISNTFGFGGHNAISAFKKI comes from the coding sequence ATGAAAGACACACGAGTAGTAGTAACTGGTTTAGGAGCCTTAACACCATTAGGCAATTCGGTAAATGAATTCTGGGAAAATGCTGTAGCTGGTAAAAGTGGAGCTGTTCCAATCACTAAATTTGACCCCGAACATTTCAAAACTAAGTTTGCCTGCGAGTTAAAAGACTTTGACCCTAAGAAATATTTAGATCGCAACGAGATTAAAAGAACCGACCCCTATACTCAGTATGCTTTGTATGCGGCAAGTGAAGCCGTTGATGATAGTGGGCTTGATATCAGTTCTATGTCGCCATTTGATATAGGTGTTATTTGGGGTTCAGGCCAAGGTGGGATGTACACTTTTGAAGAAGAAGTAAAGAATTATGCCTTGAATGGACCTGTACCAAGATTCAATCCTTTCTTTGTACCAAAGATGATTGGTAATATGGCCTCCGGTATGATTTCTATCAAATTTGGTTTGATGGGTATTAACTATACCGCTATTTCAGCCTGTGCTACCTCTAACTCTGCAATAATGGATGCCTTTAACTATATCCGAATGGGTAAGGCAAAAGCATTCATTACGGGTGGTTCAGAAGCACCTATCACTAGTGCTTGTATTGCTGGTTTTAATGCCATGCGTGCAATGAGTACGCTTAACGATGCTCCAGAAGAAGCTTCTCGTCCATTTGATTCAAATCGTGATGGTTTTGTAATTGGTGAAGGATCAGGCGCTCTCATCTTAGAAGAATACGAGCATGCAAAAAAGCGTGGTGCAAAAATTTATGCTGAGGTTGTAGGTGCAGCGATGACTTCTGATGCTTACCATATCTCGGCTACCCATCCTGAAGGCCTTGGTGCGGCAAAAGCAATGGAGTTCGCCCTTCAAGAAGCAGGTATCGACCCGAGTGATGTAGACTATGTGAATACACATGCTACCTCTACACCAGTGGGTGATTTAAGTGAAATCAATGCCATTACTAAGGTATTTGGCGACTCGCCTGAGAAACTTAGAATTAGTGCTTCAAAATCCATGACTGGACACTTATTAGGTGCTGCAGGTGCCGTTGAAGCTATTCTGTCGATCAAAGCGATTCAAGAAGGCATTATCCCTCCTACCATCAACACCACTGATATCGATGAGAATATCCCAAAAGGATTAGATATCGTTACTGGTGAAGCCCGTAAGCAACCTGTGAATGTTGCCATCAGCAATACCTTTGGTTTTGGTGGCCATAATGCGATTAGTGCTTTCAAAAAAATATAA
- a CDS encoding ArsR/SmtB family transcription factor, with product MGVTKTDLFTEEQNRLALIAKAFSHPARIAIIHYLLNANACINGDLVQELGLAQATISQHLRALKDIGLIQGTIEGVSVSYCINPVVWKEVSDSFNELFGKFESPESKSCC from the coding sequence ATGGGCGTTACCAAAACTGATTTATTTACGGAAGAACAAAACCGATTGGCTTTAATAGCCAAAGCGTTTTCACATCCGGCTCGCATTGCAATCATTCATTATTTATTGAATGCCAATGCTTGTATAAATGGCGATTTGGTTCAAGAACTTGGCTTAGCACAAGCTACTATCAGTCAGCATTTAAGAGCTCTTAAAGATATTGGTTTAATACAAGGAACTATCGAGGGTGTATCTGTTAGTTATTGTATCAACCCTGTTGTTTGGAAAGAAGTGAGCGACTCTTTTAATGAGTTATTTGGGAAATTTGAATCTCCTGAAAGTAAATCCTGCTGTTAA
- a CDS encoding DUF6428 family protein → MKLSEVKLALIELEEFAFELPNGELVPRHFHVTEVGMVTKHFIDCGGTIRTEKVVNFQLWSADDYDHRIHPEKLLHIIELSEKTLGLEDLDIEVEYQGDTIGKYGLEFDGKNFQLTNKHTDCLAKDNCGIPESKPKLQLQDLGSPSASACAPGSGCC, encoded by the coding sequence ATGAAACTATCTGAAGTAAAACTAGCACTCATCGAACTGGAAGAATTTGCCTTTGAGTTACCTAATGGTGAATTAGTTCCTCGACACTTTCATGTTACTGAAGTAGGAATGGTAACCAAGCATTTCATCGATTGTGGTGGAACTATCAGAACTGAAAAAGTGGTGAACTTCCAACTATGGAGCGCAGATGATTATGATCACCGTATTCACCCAGAGAAGTTATTGCATATTATCGAGTTGTCTGAAAAGACTCTTGGTTTAGAAGATTTGGATATTGAAGTTGAGTACCAGGGCGATACGATTGGCAAATATGGTTTAGAATTTGATGGAAAGAACTTCCAATTAACGAACAAGCATACCGATTGTTTAGCTAAGGACAATTGTGGTATTCCTGAATCAAAGCCGAAGTTACAATTACAAGATTTAGGATCTCCGTCAGCCTCAGCATGTGCTCCAGGTTCAGGTTGTTGCTAG